A region from the Polaribacter sp. Hel1_33_78 genome encodes:
- a CDS encoding sensor histidine kinase, with amino-acid sequence MNNTFKNINYKIPVKYHFLFWISYFLLNVVRWGSYYQDYWYSFKSNIVTVTLGMLLAYFHVYFLLPKLLFRKKIISYVFFFIVGLVVFYVVRTELIFIFINENVWPESQTPQRAYAFNHILVVSLIGIYDVGLVTTIKLTADWIFDRKRIENLEATQLKTELQFLKAQIQPHFFFNTLNNLYALTLEKSKQAPEVVLKLSEIMEYILYDAKEPKIRLIKEINYIQNYIDLEKLRFGDKIKVQINMQGDIEAQSVPSLLFLPFIENCFKHGTLDNNELNILIDFEITQTNLLKFTVINNYNLFTQDKKNHGIGNKNVLRRLELLYDNRYTFKTKTEGQNYIVELSIQL; translated from the coding sequence TTGAATAATACTTTTAAAAATATAAATTATAAGATTCCGGTTAAATATCATTTTTTATTCTGGATTAGTTATTTTCTTCTTAATGTTGTTAGATGGGGTAGTTATTATCAGGACTATTGGTATTCTTTTAAATCAAATATTGTTACTGTAACCCTAGGAATGCTTTTAGCATACTTTCATGTCTATTTTTTACTACCAAAATTACTTTTCAGAAAAAAAATTATAAGTTATGTTTTCTTCTTTATAGTTGGCTTGGTTGTATTTTATGTAGTCAGAACTGAATTGATATTTATCTTTATAAATGAAAATGTTTGGCCAGAATCTCAAACTCCACAAAGAGCGTATGCTTTTAATCATATATTAGTTGTTTCTTTAATAGGTATTTACGATGTTGGTTTGGTAACAACCATTAAGTTAACTGCTGATTGGATTTTTGATAGAAAAAGGATTGAAAATTTGGAGGCAACACAGTTAAAAACGGAACTTCAGTTTTTAAAAGCACAAATTCAACCACATTTTTTTTTTAACACACTAAATAACTTGTATGCTTTAACTTTAGAAAAATCAAAACAGGCCCCTGAAGTTGTTTTAAAGTTATCTGAGATTATGGAGTATATTCTGTATGATGCTAAAGAACCTAAAATTAGATTAATAAAAGAAATAAATTATATTCAAAATTACATAGACTTAGAAAAATTACGTTTTGGAGATAAAATAAAAGTACAAATTAATATGCAGGGTGATATAGAAGCCCAAAGTGTACCTTCTTTATTGTTTTTACCATTTATTGAGAATTGTTTCAAACATGGCACTTTAGATAACAATGAATTAAATATTTTAATTGATTTTGAAATTACTCAAACTAATTTATTAAAATTTACAGTAATTAATAACTATAATTTATTTACTCAGGATAAGAAAAATCATGGAATTGGAAATAAAAATGTTCTAAGAAGATTAGAATTACTTTATGATAATCGTTATACATTCAAAACAAAAACAGAAGGCCAAAATTATATTGTGGAATTATCAATACAGTTATAA
- the nagB gene encoding glucosamine-6-phosphate deaminase codes for MLKQTKTTYQQVGQFEDTRYEKIHNVTYHSSHEASKFVAQEIADLIRQKQNENKNCVLGLATGSSPIKVYEELVRMHNEEGLSFENVITFNLDEYYSMDKSNIQSYFYFMHEHLFNHVDILSENINIPDGTVSLDDLYQYCIDYEMRIKKVGGLDFQLLGIGRTGHIGFNEPGSHVNSGTRIITLNHITRVDAAPAFLEIKNVPRKAITMGIGTVKSAKRIVLLAWGSNKSEIIKETIEGGISSQVPATYLQEHNNTTFVIDEAAASKLTRTETPWLVTSCVWDDRLKLKAVVWLSNLMNKSILKLTDSDYNDNGMSGLLTIEGTAYDLNIKMFNKLQQTITGWPGGKPNADDTHRPERATPNKKRVVIFSPHPDDDVISMGGTFDRLVEQGHDVHVVYQTSGNIAVSDEEALKFAEISKGFSTNSEKINNIISFIKSKKGNDIIDSLDVRQLKGAIRKSESLAATRYLGLPDKNVHFLNLPFYETGTIKKGNLTQEDIDIMISLIDSVKPHQIYAAGDLADPHGTHKVCLDALFMALEEIKSEKKYMKDCWVWLYRGAWHEWEPDEIEMAVPMSPDQVLKKRHAIFYHQSQKDGVMFQGGDSREFWVRVEDRNRLTAKKYNDFGLADYAAIEAFKRYRF; via the coding sequence ATGCTTAAACAAACGAAAACAACATATCAACAAGTAGGGCAATTTGAAGATACTAGATATGAAAAAATTCATAATGTTACTTATCATTCTTCTCATGAAGCATCAAAATTTGTTGCTCAAGAAATTGCAGATTTAATAAGACAAAAACAAAACGAAAATAAAAATTGTGTCCTTGGTTTAGCTACAGGTTCATCCCCAATAAAGGTTTATGAAGAACTGGTTAGAATGCATAATGAAGAAGGATTAAGCTTCGAAAATGTAATCACTTTTAATTTAGATGAGTATTATTCTATGGATAAAAGTAATATTCAAAGTTATTTTTATTTTATGCATGAGCATCTTTTTAATCATGTAGATATTTTATCAGAAAATATTAATATTCCTGATGGAACCGTTTCTTTAGATGATTTATATCAATATTGTATCGATTATGAAATGAGGATTAAAAAAGTTGGTGGATTAGATTTTCAACTTTTAGGTATTGGTAGAACAGGTCACATTGGTTTTAATGAACCAGGTTCTCATGTAAATTCTGGAACAAGAATTATTACCTTAAATCATATTACTAGAGTAGATGCAGCACCCGCATTTTTAGAAATTAAAAATGTACCTAGAAAAGCAATTACAATGGGAATTGGTACTGTAAAAAGTGCTAAAAGAATTGTTTTATTGGCTTGGGGATCAAATAAAAGCGAGATAATAAAGGAGACAATTGAAGGAGGAATTAGTTCTCAAGTACCAGCAACTTATTTACAAGAACATAATAATACAACATTTGTTATTGATGAAGCGGCTGCATCTAAACTTACACGTACAGAAACACCTTGGCTGGTAACCTCTTGTGTTTGGGATGATAGATTAAAATTAAAAGCGGTTGTTTGGTTAAGTAATTTAATGAATAAATCGATTTTAAAATTAACAGATAGTGATTATAATGATAATGGTATGTCTGGACTTTTAACGATTGAGGGCACTGCTTATGACTTAAACATTAAGATGTTTAATAAGTTACAGCAAACAATTACAGGTTGGCCTGGAGGAAAACCAAATGCTGATGATACTCATAGACCAGAAAGAGCAACACCTAATAAAAAACGAGTTGTTATTTTTAGTCCTCATCCAGATGATGATGTAATTTCTATGGGTGGAACTTTTGATCGATTAGTAGAGCAGGGTCATGATGTGCATGTAGTATACCAAACTTCTGGAAATATTGCTGTATCTGATGAAGAAGCATTAAAATTTGCAGAAATTTCTAAAGGATTTAGCACAAACTCTGAAAAAATAAATAACATTATCAGTTTTATTAAAAGTAAAAAAGGAAATGATATTATAGATTCTTTGGATGTAAGACAATTAAAAGGAGCTATCAGAAAAAGTGAATCTCTTGCTGCAACCAGATATTTAGGTTTGCCAGATAAAAATGTACACTTTTTAAATCTTCCTTTTTATGAAACAGGAACGATTAAGAAAGGAAACCTTACTCAAGAAGATATAGACATTATGATTAGTTTGATTGATTCAGTTAAACCACATCAAATATATGCAGCTGGCGATTTAGCAGATCCTCATGGAACCCATAAAGTTTGTTTAGACGCCTTATTTATGGCTCTTGAAGAAATTAAATCAGAAAAAAAATACATGAAAGATTGTTGGGTTTGGTTGTATAGAGGTGCTTGGCATGAGTGGGAGCCAGATGAAATTGAAATGGCTGTTCCTATGAGTCCTGATCAGGTATTAAAAAAGAGACATGCTATTTTTTATCATCAATCTCAAAAAGATGGTGTAATGTTTCAAGGCGGAGATTCTAGAGAATTTTGGGTTAGAGTTGAAGACAGAAATAGATTAACTGCAAAAAAGTATAACGATTTTGGATTAGCAGATTATGCAGCCATAGAAGCTTTTAAGAGATATCGTTTTTAA
- a CDS encoding RagB/SusD family nutrient uptake outer membrane protein gives MKNIYKYLAASLLVIGFASCTEDFEDINTNPNGITEESLTQMNNNVGNEFQPMFLNVFNVTPAWNYQLQQNLLGDTFSGYMTPPTPFAGNVNNMTYSLVDGWNGFPWSDAYGNIMPQALNVKNAVQLGGDEKGVKFVHLANIIKVTAMHRVSDIYGPIRYTKFNDFATTGEYDSQEVAYQAFFDDLATAIDGLEPFIGDVQFQPFDMAAFGGDIAKWRQYANSLRLRLAMRVVNTNPSLAKSQGELALSSNAGLLESENMVINTGFPHPITVISGSWGDIRMGAEMESILTGYNDGRMETYFNPSADATLSGDYKGIRMGIDITAKGQYVEHSSIGKVIDGETLTWMTSAEILLLKAEAALRGWANAGDEKANYEAGVTESFSQHGVSGIAAYLADNTSTPADFVDALNPVNNIAYASDVKIAYNTAGTNEEKLEQIITQKWIAMFPDGQEAWSEFRRTGYPRVFPVVVNNSGGTIDTDTQIRRINFVANEVNTNGENVQTAVSLLGGPDNGGTRLWWDKAGSNF, from the coding sequence ATGAAAAATATATATAAATACTTAGCAGCTTCATTACTAGTTATTGGTTTTGCTAGTTGTACAGAAGATTTTGAAGACATTAATACAAATCCAAATGGTATTACTGAAGAAAGTCTTACACAGATGAATAATAATGTTGGAAATGAATTTCAACCAATGTTTTTAAATGTTTTTAATGTAACTCCAGCTTGGAACTATCAGTTACAACAAAACCTTTTAGGTGATACATTTTCAGGATACATGACTCCTCCTACACCATTTGCAGGAAATGTGAACAACATGACGTATTCATTAGTAGATGGATGGAATGGTTTTCCTTGGTCTGATGCTTATGGAAATATAATGCCACAAGCATTAAATGTAAAAAATGCTGTTCAACTCGGTGGAGATGAAAAAGGTGTAAAGTTTGTTCATTTAGCTAACATCATTAAGGTAACTGCAATGCATCGTGTTTCTGATATCTATGGACCAATTAGATATACTAAATTTAATGACTTTGCAACTACAGGTGAATACGATTCTCAAGAAGTTGCTTACCAAGCATTCTTTGATGATTTAGCAACTGCTATAGATGGTTTAGAGCCTTTTATTGGAGATGTACAATTTCAACCTTTTGATATGGCTGCTTTTGGAGGAGATATAGCAAAATGGAGACAATATGCTAATAGTTTAAGATTAAGATTAGCAATGCGTGTAGTAAATACAAATCCATCTTTAGCTAAATCTCAAGGAGAATTAGCATTAAGTAGTAATGCTGGTTTATTAGAATCAGAAAACATGGTTATAAATACTGGCTTTCCTCACCCTATTACAGTTATTAGTGGTTCTTGGGGAGATATAAGAATGGGTGCAGAAATGGAATCTATCTTAACAGGTTATAATGATGGTAGAATGGAAACTTATTTTAATCCATCTGCAGATGCAACTTTAAGTGGAGATTATAAAGGAATTAGAATGGGTATTGATATTACCGCTAAAGGCCAATATGTTGAACATTCTTCTATAGGTAAAGTAATTGATGGAGAAACATTAACTTGGATGACATCAGCAGAAATTCTATTATTAAAAGCTGAAGCAGCATTAAGAGGATGGGCTAATGCAGGTGATGAAAAAGCAAATTATGAAGCTGGTGTAACTGAATCATTTTCTCAGCATGGTGTTTCTGGAATCGCTGCTTATTTAGCAGATAATACAAGTACTCCTGCAGATTTTGTAGATGCTTTAAATCCTGTAAATAACATAGCTTACGCAAGTGATGTAAAAATTGCATACAATACAGCTGGTACTAATGAAGAAAAATTAGAACAAATTATTACACAAAAGTGGATAGCAATGTTTCCTGATGGACAAGAAGCTTGGTCTGAGTTTAGAAGAACAGGTTACCCTAGAGTTTTTCCAGTAGTAGTTAATAATAGTGGAGGTACTATAGATACAGATACTCAAATAAGAAGAATAAATTTTGTAGCCAATGAGGTTAATACAAATGGCGAAAATGTTCAAACAGCAGTTAGTTTATTAGGTGGTCCTGATAATGGTGGGACAAGATTATGGTGGGACAAAGCAGGTTCTAACTTTTAG
- a CDS encoding LytTR family DNA-binding domain-containing protein, which yields MKIKCVIIDDEPLAIRVVENHLSEFQNFEIVKTFNNPIEAIPLLEKGEIDVLFLDINMPKMNGLEFAEIIKSKTNVIITTAYREYAVESFDLDVLDYLVKPIPFSRFLKAINKITQQVFSQKGGGVKEIDSKNDSFIFLKVEKKLIKIKFDTILYIESLKDYIKVFTTTGNYLVHKSITSITEELPESNFIRIHRSYTVAIDKIKSLEGNLLEIGTTRIPIGRKYVNHAKKTILNID from the coding sequence ATGAAAATAAAATGCGTAATTATTGATGATGAGCCATTGGCAATTAGAGTTGTTGAAAATCATTTAAGCGAGTTTCAAAATTTCGAAATCGTAAAAACCTTTAATAATCCAATAGAGGCAATTCCCTTATTAGAAAAAGGCGAAATTGATGTGCTTTTTTTAGATATTAATATGCCAAAAATGAATGGTTTAGAATTTGCAGAAATCATAAAATCAAAAACAAATGTTATTATTACTACAGCTTATAGAGAATATGCTGTAGAAAGTTTTGATCTTGATGTTTTAGATTATTTAGTTAAACCCATACCTTTTAGTAGGTTTCTAAAAGCTATTAATAAAATTACGCAACAAGTTTTTAGTCAAAAAGGTGGTGGAGTAAAAGAAATAGACTCTAAAAATGATTCTTTCATTTTTTTAAAAGTAGAGAAAAAACTCATAAAAATTAAATTTGATACGATTCTTTATATTGAATCTTTAAAAGACTACATTAAAGTTTTTACTACAACAGGTAATTATCTTGTACATAAATCAATTACAAGCATTACGGAAGAACTTCCTGAAAGTAATTTTATAAGGATACATAGATCTTATACTGTAGCTATTGATAAAATTAAAAGTTTAGAAGGTAACTTATTAGAAATAGGAACCACTAGAATTCCAATAGGTAGAAAATATGTGAATCATGCAAAAAAAACCATTTTGAATATTGATTAA
- a CDS encoding SusC/RagA family TonB-linked outer membrane protein, which yields MKKIYTILIAVFSIVFTLNVQAQEKTISGTVTSKSDASTLPGVSVVVQGTTKGTETDFDGKYTIKASVGEKLSFSYLGMKTQTVFIGASSTINIVLEDDADQLDEIVVTALGIKKSRKTLTYSAQDVKGDDLTRVKQTNPINSLSGKSAGLTITRSSSGVGGATKVVLRGNSSTSNNDPLYVIDGVPMQNNGNGQNGETPGANIFGSQTGNRDGGDITSLINPDDVESMTILKGASAAALYGSQGANGVILITTKSGKEGKIKVNFNSTLTIDNVVSLPKLQTEYQSLSVGGAISENGRVTDPKSWGGKTSGLSNTVDDFFNTGQTLTNSFSLSAGNKIAQTYLSFANTSAKGVMPGNRLNRNVLNVRETASLLDDKITVSANISLSDQRIWNRPTSGLYSNPLTGLYLNPVGIDLNIYKNNFEYFNTSTNMMDQYATSFDENIQQNPYWLTNRNTSKDGTQRVMASISAKYQINEDLSIQSRGSFDKSFFSFDKQLYAGSDLTFVPATGRYINEKTENTQQYLDFIANYSKDISEDFNVGVILGSSLTKYKIGDQTLLDSGPEGLRFPNEFTIANFNSSNGIAQSVSNREVQSVFGAANFGYKNMLFLDVTGRTDWSSTLVNTNSSSFFYPSIGLTNVLTEMFEMPESVSFAKVRVSYAEVGKDIPVGATIPLRTIGTTNSGGTIGSANQASFAPREGETLEPEKQKSFEIGTEWRFFGSRLGVDLTYYNSKTENQIFFIAAQPNVQGYTQNIVNAGKISNSGIELVINGKPIVNDNFKWNSSLNYASNKNKVISVHPSLDNGEAILTAPGVNGYGFSLIEGEDFGSIRGKSVIRNSNGLPVVNDDGAGNLTIEATEFETIAHAQPDYTLGWSNTFDFKNFSVNFLIDGKFGGEVVSVTEAINDFYGVSQASADARNNGMIDVVTTTGSATQMSAQDYFTKTGGRAGLLGEYVYSATNVSLRELSVAYTLPKVSKYFESVKLSLIANNLFFLYKDAPFDPNIASSTGIGLQGVDIYGQPSTRSIGLNMNINF from the coding sequence ATGAAGAAAATTTACACAATACTAATTGCTGTTTTCTCAATTGTTTTTACATTAAATGTACAAGCACAAGAGAAAACTATTTCTGGTACAGTAACATCTAAATCAGATGCTTCTACATTGCCAGGAGTAAGCGTTGTTGTACAAGGTACAACAAAGGGAACAGAAACAGACTTTGATGGTAAATACACTATTAAAGCTTCTGTTGGAGAAAAATTAAGCTTTTCATACTTAGGTATGAAAACACAAACAGTATTTATTGGTGCATCTAGTACTATAAATATTGTTTTAGAAGACGATGCAGATCAACTAGATGAAATAGTTGTTACTGCACTTGGTATTAAAAAATCAAGAAAAACACTTACTTACTCCGCACAAGATGTTAAAGGAGATGATTTAACAAGAGTAAAACAGACAAACCCGATTAATAGTTTATCTGGTAAATCTGCTGGTTTAACAATTACTAGAAGTTCTTCTGGTGTTGGTGGCGCTACCAAAGTAGTGTTAAGAGGTAATTCCTCTACTAGCAATAATGATCCTTTATATGTTATAGATGGTGTACCAATGCAAAACAATGGTAATGGTCAAAATGGAGAGACTCCTGGAGCTAACATTTTTGGAAGTCAAACAGGGAATAGAGATGGTGGAGATATAACTTCTCTTATCAATCCTGATGATGTTGAGAGTATGACTATTTTAAAAGGAGCTTCTGCAGCTGCTTTATATGGAAGTCAAGGTGCTAATGGTGTGATCTTAATTACCACAAAAAGTGGAAAAGAAGGAAAAATAAAAGTAAATTTTAATTCAACTCTTACAATTGATAATGTTGTTTCTTTACCTAAACTACAAACAGAATATCAATCTCTTTCTGTTGGAGGAGCTATCTCTGAAAACGGCAGAGTTACAGATCCTAAATCTTGGGGAGGTAAAACTAGTGGTTTATCTAATACTGTAGATGATTTTTTTAATACAGGACAAACATTAACTAACTCATTCTCTTTGAGTGCAGGGAATAAAATTGCTCAAACATATTTGTCTTTTGCAAACACATCTGCAAAAGGTGTAATGCCAGGAAATAGATTAAATAGAAATGTTTTAAATGTTCGTGAAACAGCAAGTTTATTGGATGACAAAATTACAGTTTCTGCAAACATTAGTTTATCTGATCAAAGAATTTGGAACAGACCAACAAGTGGTTTGTACTCAAACCCTTTGACAGGTTTATATTTAAACCCAGTAGGAATTGATTTAAATATATATAAAAATAATTTCGAGTATTTTAATACAAGTACTAATATGATGGATCAGTATGCAACTTCTTTTGATGAAAACATACAACAAAATCCTTATTGGTTAACAAACAGAAATACTAGTAAAGATGGTACTCAAAGAGTAATGGCTAGTATTAGTGCTAAATATCAAATTAATGAGGACTTATCTATACAATCTAGAGGTAGTTTTGATAAATCTTTCTTTTCTTTTGATAAACAATTATATGCAGGTAGCGATTTAACTTTTGTACCAGCTACAGGTAGATATATTAATGAGAAGACTGAGAATACTCAACAGTATTTAGATTTCATAGCAAATTACAGCAAAGATATCTCTGAAGATTTTAATGTAGGAGTAATATTAGGATCTAGTTTAACAAAATATAAAATTGGTGACCAAACACTTTTAGACTCAGGTCCAGAAGGATTAAGATTTCCAAACGAATTTACCATAGCAAATTTTAATTCTTCTAATGGTATTGCTCAAAGTGTATCAAACAGAGAGGTTCAATCTGTTTTTGGAGCTGCAAACTTTGGATATAAAAACATGTTATTTTTAGATGTTACAGGTAGAACAGATTGGTCTTCAACACTTGTTAATACAAATTCAAGTTCATTCTTTTATCCATCGATTGGTTTAACAAACGTTTTAACTGAAATGTTTGAAATGCCAGAATCTGTATCTTTTGCAAAAGTTAGAGTTTCATATGCAGAGGTTGGTAAAGATATTCCTGTTGGAGCAACTATTCCTTTAAGAACTATTGGAACAACTAATTCTGGTGGTACTATTGGTTCTGCAAATCAAGCTTCATTTGCTCCTAGAGAAGGTGAAACTTTAGAGCCAGAAAAACAAAAGTCTTTCGAGATTGGTACAGAATGGAGATTCTTTGGAAGTCGTTTAGGAGTAGATTTAACATATTATAATTCTAAAACAGAAAATCAAATATTCTTTATTGCTGCTCAACCAAACGTTCAAGGATATACTCAGAATATCGTGAATGCGGGTAAGATTTCAAATAGTGGAATTGAACTAGTAATAAATGGAAAACCAATAGTAAATGACAATTTTAAATGGAATTCTTCTTTAAACTATGCTTCTAATAAAAATAAAGTAATATCTGTTCATCCATCTTTAGATAATGGTGAAGCGATTTTAACAGCACCTGGTGTTAATGGATATGGATTTTCTTTAATAGAGGGAGAAGATTTTGGAAGTATTAGAGGAAAATCTGTAATAAGAAATTCTAATGGGTTACCAGTTGTTAATGACGATGGTGCTGGAAATTTAACGATTGAGGCTACAGAATTTGAAACAATAGCACATGCTCAACCAGATTATACTTTAGGGTGGAGTAATACTTTCGACTTTAAAAACTTTTCTGTAAACTTTTTAATTGATGGAAAATTCGGTGGAGAAGTAGTAAGTGTAACAGAAGCAATTAATGATTTCTATGGTGTATCTCAAGCATCTGCTGATGCTAGAAACAATGGAATGATAGATGTTGTTACTACAACAGGTTCTGCCACACAAATGTCTGCACAAGATTATTTTACAAAAACAGGTGGTAGAGCGGGTCTATTAGGAGAATATGTATATAGTGCAACAAATGTAAGTTTAAGAGAGTTATCAGTAGCATATACATTGCCAAAAGTTTCTAAATATTTCGAAAGTGTAAAACTTTCATTAATTGCAAACAATCTCTTCTTTTTATATAAAGATGCACCCTTCGATCCTAATATTGCATCAAGTACAGGTATAGGTTTACAGGGAGTTGATATCTATGGACAACCTTCAACTAGAAGTATTGGATTAAACATGAACATAAATTTCTAA